CTTGGCTGCCGCTTCCGCCTCGCGGGCATCGCCGTCGGCGGGATTGCGCGCCTTGAGCCTGCGCGCGGCCTCTTCGATCAGCCGCTTCACCTCGTCAGCGGCCTGCCTGAACGTATCGAGCACCTCCCGGTCGGCCTTGCTCGCAGCCGCCTTGCGGTCGAGCTTCGCAACGGCCTCCTGATAAGCCCGTACGGCCTCTTCGCGTGTCGCGGGCTTGCCGGCTTCGATCTTGCCGTCGGCACCCGGCGCGCCCGGCGGCGGTCCTGCCGTGGCGGCAGCAGCTTCCGTCCCGCGGTGCCCGGCGCCGGCTTCAGCGGCCTTGTCGGCCGGGGGTGCCGTCGCCGTATCGGCCGCGCCCGGCCCGGCAGCGGGGCCGGCGTCCGGCGCTTCGGAAGCGGTACCGCCGGATCCCGCGGCCGCGCCATATTCCCGTGCCGCTTCGCGGATGTCCTGGGCGATCTGCTTGGCCTGGCGCGCCGTCGTCTTCGGGTCGCCGCTCAGCATGCGGAGCATCTGCAGCTTCTTGCGCGCCAGCTCCAGCTTCTGCAGGGCCACCGCCTTACGCTGCTCGGACGCCGCCGAGCGCACCTCGTCGAGCCGGGAGAGAACCGTACGCGAAGCCTTCTTCGCTTCGGTCATCGCCTTCGACAGAACCGTCTCGCCGGCCCTGCCGTCGCGCTCGCCGGAAACGAGCAGCAGCAGTTGCGACTGACGGCCCGCCGTCCCCTGCGCCACGGCGTCCTGGCTGGAGGAAAGGGTGTTGATCCGCATTGCGCGCTCCGTGCAGCCGGCCTGCCGCGGTGCGATTCCGCATGGGCCTCGCCACCATCAAGGGTTGCATCGATAAACGAACCGTTAACCACGTCCGGCGCGAGCGAGAGGCCGTCATGCGCTCCGCGCCGGCCGCGCCGTCAGCCGGCCGAGCCGCTGGTGACCTTGAGCCCGGGCAGGCTGCGCTCGTCGATGCCGACGACCTTGACGAGCGCGGTGACCTCGTCGCCGACGTCGAGGCCGAGAGCCTCCATGGCGAGTCGGGTCGCGAAGGCGGCGAGCCGCTCACCGCCGGTCAGCGCGATGGTGGCCAGGGCGAAGGGACCGTCGTCGACATCGATCGCGACGATGCGCCCGGCCAGCATGGTGCGCACGCTCATCTGGCCGGGCCGGCCGACGGCGAGCGTCACATTGGTCGCCCTGACGGCGACGCGAACCGGCCCGGCGGCCGGATCGATCAGGCCCGGCACGGTGATCTCGCCGGCGGGATGGCCGAGCACGGTCACGCCGAAATCGCGAATCTGCCGGATCACCGTGCCGGTGACGAAGGACACCGCGTCGAAGCGGGCGGTGGCCTCGGCGAGCGATGCCGGCGCCAGCACCACGTGAGGCGGCCCGTCGGCAGCGACCCGCCCGCGGTCGAGCTTCACCACCTTGGCGGCCAGGCGCGCCACTTCCTCGACGGCATGGCTGACATAGACGATAGGCATGGCGAACTCGTCACGCAGCCGCTCGATGAAAGGCAGGATCTCGAGCTTGCGGGCGGAATCGAGCGAGGCCAGCGGCTCGTCCATCAGCAGCAGCCGCGGCGAGGTCAGCAGCGCCCGGCCGATCGCGACCCGTTGGCGCTCGCCGCCCGAGAGCGTGCCCGGCCGGCGGTCGAGCAGATGGCCGATGCCGAGCACCTCGACGACCGGATCGAAGGCGATCCGGCGCGCCGCCTTGGGCGTGAACCAGCGCCCATAGGTGAGGTTGGAGCGCACCGAAAGGTGCGGAAAGAGCAGCGCGTCCTGGAACACCAGGCCGATGCGGCGCGCATGGGGCGGCACGAAGATGCCCGCGGCCGTGTCGACCGGGACATGGCCGTCGACGGCGATGCGTCCCGAGCTCGGCCGTTCGAGCCCGGCGATCAGACGGATCGCGGTCGACTTGCCCGAACCCGAGGGGCCGAACAGCGCGGTCACCCCGCCACCGGCCTCGAAGGCCGCGGCGAAGTGGAAATCCGTCCGGTCGAGCCGGCAGTCGAAAGCGATCATGCGCTGCTCCGCGCCCGATGGCCGCGCCTCAAGGCCGAGGCCTCATCTGGCGACCAACGAGAAACCCTCGGCCTCGAAGATCCTGACTGCGGTGGGCGAGCGCAAGTAGGCAAGGAAGGCAGCCGCATCGGAATGGGTCGAGCCGGCCGTCAGCGCGAAGGGATACAGCACCGGCGGATGGCTGTCGGCCGGGAAGGTGTCGACCACCTTCACGCGCGGCTCGGTCCTGGCATCGGTCGTATAGACGATGCCATAGCGGGCCTCGCCGCGCGCCACCAGCGCCAGCGCGGCGCGCACATTGTCGGCGCCGGCGATGCGTGGCCGCACCTGGTCCCAGACGCCAAGATGGGTCAGCGCCGCCTGGGCGTAGCGGCCGACCGGCACGGCGCGCGGATCGCCCGTCGCGAGCCGGGACTCGCCAACCGCCTCGGCCAGCGCGAAGCCCGGCGCGATCTTGAGGCTGGTTGCAAGCTCGGCCGGCGCGATCAGCACGAGGCGGTTGGCGAGCAGCGTCTCGCGGGTCGCCGGGCGGATCAGGTTGCGCTCGGCCACCCAGTTCATCCATTCGAGATCGGCCGAGGCGAACATGTCGGCGGGCGCTCCCTGCTCCATCTGCCGGGCAAGCGCCGAGGAGGCGGCATAAGAAAAGGTGACGCGCTTGCCGGTCTCCTTCTGCCACTCTGCCGCGATCGCATTGAGCGCGGTCTGCAGGCTGGCGGCTGCGAAGACGAGGACCGGCCGGGCCTCCTGGGCGGCCGTGGGCCGGATGGCTGCGAAGGCGAGAGCCGCGGCAAGGCCGAGCATGACGCGGCGAACGAAGAGGCGAGGCATGAAGGGCTCCATCGATGATGCGCTATAGCTAGCCGAATATAGCGCGAGGGTCGAGCCGGCATCGAGAAGGCCGGCGGAATGGCCGGGATCAATGGTCCCGACCATGCCCGGCGCCGTCGCTCGGGCGGCTGGATCGACCCTGCGCAACGGAACGGGCTTGCTTCCGGCATGGTCCAAGCGCGAGCCTCGATCGCTATCGGTGCAAGAACGATCAAATGGCCTCCTGCCCGGCCCGCTACACCGGCCGCCACGCTTCGTGTGAGACCCGTCCATGACCCCTGTCGAGAAAGCCCTCTGGTTCATCGAAGGCCATTTCGCCGACAGAATCGAGCTCGACGACATCGCGGCGGCGAGCGGCGTTTCGCGCTTCTATCTGACCCGGGCCTTCGTTGCCGCCACCGGCCAGTCAGCCGTGCGCTACCTGCGCGGCCGGCGCCTCAGCGAGGCCGCCCGGGCGCTGGCAGCGGGCGCGCCCGACATTCTCGCCGTCGCGCTCGATGCCGGCTACGGCTCGCATGAGGCCTTCACGCGCGCCTTTCGCGACCTGTTCGGCACGACGCCGGAACAGCTGCGCGCCCAAGGTCATCTCGACAATGTCACGCTGGTGGAGCCGATCATCATGAACCAGACCCTCCTGCCCGATCTCGAAGAGCCTCGTCGCGTCGACGGGCCGCCCATGGTGATCGCAGGTCTCGGCATGCGCTACAGCTGCGAGAGCAGCAAGGCCGTACCCGGTCAGTGGCAGCGTTTCGCGCCGCATATCGGCAACATTCCCGGCCAACGCGGCGCGGTCGCCTATGGCGTTTGCCACGATGCCGACGAGGACGGCAATTTCAACTATCTGACCGGCGTCGAGGTCGACGACGCCACGCGGGTGCCGAGCGATCTTGCGACGGTCCAGCTCAAGCCTCAGCGCTACGCCGTCTTCGCTCATCGCGAGCACGTCTCGACCATCCGCCGCACCGTGCACACGATCTGGAGCCGATGGCTGCCGCAATCCGGGCACGAGGTCGCCGATGCGCCGAATTTCGAGCGCTACGGCCCCGCATTCGATGCGCGCACCGGCCTCGGCGGCCTCGAGATCTGGCTTCCGCTAAAGACCTGACGCCGACCCTTCGCGATGCCGCCGACCTATAGCCGGGCGGTCTCGAACCAGAAGCGCGTGATGTTTTCGGCCAGTACGCGATAGCCCTCGGACGAGCGCGGCTTGACCACATAGGCATTGGCATTGTCGCGGTAGCAGGCGTCGATGTCGGCCCGCTGCTCGGAGGACGAGAAGATGACCGTGGCATAGCCGCAGGTCTCGTCATTGCCCTTGATCGCCCTCAGCACGTCGCGGCCGTCCATGCCGGGCATGTTGAGATCGAGCAGGATCAAGCCGGGATTGAACGACCTGATGGCGGCGAGCGCTGCCTCGCCGTTGTCGGCATGGCGGATTTCGATGGGAGTGGATGCTCCCTTGAACGCGTTCTCGACGAACAGCACTTCGTCGGCATCGTCATCCACGACGAGCAGACGCCTCGGGGAAGAATTCATCACTGCTCCCAGCCGCCGGACCGGCGGCCTTCGATGTCATCGGCGCGGCAATGTAAGCGTGAATCGGGCGCCGTGAGAATAGCCGGTATCGAGCCCGATCTCGCCGTCATGGCTTTCGACGATGCGCCGGCAAAGGGCCAGGCCAAGCCCCATGCCGGCATAGCGGCTTTCATCGCGGTGCAGCCGACGGAAAATCTCGAAGATCCGCTCGGCATATTGCGGGTCGATGCCGATTCCATTGTCGGCAATCTGGATCCGCCAGAAGGCTCCCGCACGTTCGGCGCTGACCTCGACGACAGGTGGATCGCCGCTGCGATATTTCAGCGCATTGGCGAGAAGGTTCTGGAACAGGGTGACCAGCAGTTCCGGATCGCCGGCAATGACCGGCGGATCCTCCGCATCGATCCCGCTGAGCGTGATGCGTGCGCCAGTGTCCTGAACCTCGGCATCGATCAGCGTCATCGCTTCGGCAATGACCCGCGCGAGCGGCACGGGCTCGGCACGTACCGTCGCATAGGCGACCTGGCTGTAGACCAGCAACGCCCGGATCTGACGCTGCATGCGCTCGGCGCTCGCCATGATGCGCCGGGCATAGCTGGCCGCCTCCCCGTCGCCTGCCCCGATCCGTGCCTGCAGCATGTCGGCGAACATGTTGACGTGGCGCAGCGGCGCCTGCAGGTCGTGAGACACGATGGCGGAGAACTGCTGCAGCGCCTCGTTGGAATGGCGCAGCTTCAGCTCGTGCGACTGCCGCTCGGTATCGTCGCGCACCACGGCCATGACGTTGGGGCGGTCCGGCCCGACCTTGGCCATGAAACTGTAGGTGACCTGCACCCAGACCCAGTGGCCGTCCTTGTGACGCTGGCGCAGGATGCGCGAGGCCGACGGGCGGTCCGGCCCCAGCGCTCGGCTGACCGCCTCGACCGCGCCCCGGTCCTCCGGATGGACCGTCTCCGCCGGCGTCATGGCCTGAAGCTCCCGCGCCGTGAACCCGGTCAGCCTGAAGCAGGAGGGCGAGGCGAAGGCGATGGGCTCCGACCAGCGGTAGAGCAGGATGACGTCGGTCGAGTTCTCGGCGAGCAGGCGATAGCGCTCCTCGCTGGCCGCCAGCTCCGCCGTGCGCTCCACGACGCGCAGCTCCAGGTCCTGATTGGCCCGTTCCAGCGCGCCGGCCTGCTCGTGGAGTTGGACCGAAGCCCTGGCGAACGCCTCGCCGATCCGGTTGATTTCGGTGATCGGCGTGCGCGGCGCGGCGACCAGCCGGCCGGCGCCGACCGCCGCCGCCGTGTCGGCAAGCGCCGCCCCGGCCAGCGAGACGCGATGGGCCAGCAGCGCCGCCGTTCCGACCGACAGGGTGAGAAGGCCGGAGGCGATCAGGAACAGCCGCCAGAGCAGCGCCCCCATCGGCGCCTCCAGCTCGCGCCGGTCGAGGCCGGTCGTGACCATCCACCCGGCCAGTTCCGAGCGGGAATAATAGGCCGATACCGCAATGCCGTCGGGATTGATGCCGCTCCAGGTGCCCTTGCTTTCCGTCGCGCTGGCATAGCCCGGCAGCAGCCGGCCGACCCACTCCGCATGGCCGCGCGACCGGCTGACGATCCGGCCTGTCCGGTCGACGATCGACACCGCATAGGGTGGAGCGACGCCGCGCTCGACCAGGAACTGCGCCAGCGCGGCCGGCGTGAAGGTCGAGGACAGGACATAGGCCACCTCGCCATCGCGCAGCGCGGGCACGCTGACGCTCACCACGCTGCGGCCGTCGGAAGCGCGCGTGAAGAGATCGGAGACGTAGGGCCGCCGGGTGTCGAGCACGCGCTGGTGCCAGAGCGTCGGCAGGTCCTGTGGCAAGGGCGCGCCCAAGGCGAGGCCGGTGTCGATGATCACCCGTCCGGAGCGGTCGCGCAGGCGCATCGTCAGGCCCTGTTCGACGAACCGGCGGGCCTGCTGGTCGAAGCGCAGGAAGTCGCCGCCGTCGATCGCCGGCGACGTCGCCAGCGCCTGCAGCACCGCGATGCGCGCGGTCAGCAGGCGGTCGAGATCGCCGATCAGGTCCTCGTTGCGTTCGTTGGCCGCGGCCTCCAGCCGCCGCCATTCGGCGCCGGCATAGCGATAGGTGAGATAGGCCGCGAGGATCAGCGGCGGCAGCGCCAGCGCCGCCGCGAAGGCCGCCAGATAACGTGTTAAGGACCTTGCCCTGACCGCCCCCTGCATGCGCTCCCCCATCGCCCGCCGCTCCGCGGCATGGCCGCTTGACACGCAGGGTCAAGCATCCTCCTCTATCGTCGCGCGAGTCGGATTCGGCAACCTGCACGTTTGAAGTGTGACAGGATCGTCCCCTGCGGACCGGACCCAGCCGATCAGCGGAGAATGAACGGCGGCATCGTGATGCCGCACCGGGATCACGCATAGCCTTGCCGGAGACGGACATGCGGCAGCTCACCCGCCTGATGATCATCGATGACGAGGTCGACGACGTCGATTTCATGATCCGGTTCTTCGAGGAGGCGCTTGACGGCTGCAGTTTCGAAACCTTCGCCTCGGCCGAACAGGCGCTGGCGCGGCTTCGTTTCGACGACGCGCGCGGCGACAATCCACCCCTTTCCGACGATCCGGACATCATCATCCTGGACCTCGAGCTCGGCGCCATGAACGGCTTCGATTTCCTCAAGGTCCTGCGCCGCGACGAGACGCTGCGGCAGATCCCGGTCGTGGTGATTTCCGGCAGCGACAGCCGCCAGGCCGTCGACAAGGCCTACGAGGCCGGCGCCAACGCCATGTTCCGCAAGCCCGGCTCGCTCGACGACTATCGCGCCATGATCAGCTCGATCGTCGACTATTGGTCGAAAACGGCCCGCCACGCCGCCTGAGCCGGGCTCAGGCGGCGATGATGGCTCTGAAGATGGCACGTTACGGCGCCTGAGCAGCGCTCGGACACCGGCAATGGCGCGCGGACGGCGCGCAGCGTTCAGGACTCAGGCCGAGATCGCCCGGGGCGCCATGTCGCGCAGCACGTCCAGGAACCGGTCGATATCGGCGTCGTCATGCGCGGCCGACACCGAGAAACGCAGCAGCACTTCGCCGCCCGGCGTCGCCGGCGGGATCAGCAGATTGACGTAGATGCCGCGCGCCAGGAGGTCGCGCCAGAAGTCGAGGCCCTGGACGAGGCCGCGCATGCGGATCGAGCCGACCGGGCCCGGCGCGGCGCTGAGGCTGTAGCCGAGCGCCTCGACCCCCTCACAGAAGCGCCTGGCCTTGCGCCACATCGAGGCGCGCAGGTCTGGCTCGCTGCCGATGATGCCGATGGCCGTGCTCGCCGAGGCGACGACGGCCGGCGGCAGCGACGCGGTGTAGAGATAGGCGCGCGCCAGGAAGCGCAGGGCCTTCAGCGCCGGATGGTTGGTGACGCAATAGCCGCCGATGACGCCCACGCTCTTGGAGAAGGTGCCGACGATGGCATCGACGAGATGTTCGGCATCCTGCGCCTCGGTGACGCCGCGGCCGTTCTCGCCGTAGATGCCGAGGCCATGCGCCTCGTCGACGAAGACGAGGGCGCCATGCTCCTTGGCGACGGTGCCGAGCTTGCGAACTTCGCCGACATCGCCCCAGACCGAATAGAGGCCTTCCAGCACCACCAGGATGCGCGAGGCCGGCACTGTCGCTTCCTTGAGCAGCCGATCGAGATCGGCCGGATCATTGTGCTTGAACGGCTTGAAGGTGGCGCCGCTCGCCCGGCAGGCATCGATGATGCTGGCATGGCAGTGGCTGTCGTAAAGGATGAGGTCGCCATCGCTCGCCAGGCCGCAGATCGTGCCCATATTGGCCATGAAGCCGGTCGAGAAGACGATCGCGTCGGGCCGGTCGTAGAAGCGGGCGATGACCCGCTCCAATTGGACGTGGCCGTCCTGGTTGCCGGAAGCGACCCGCGAGGCGGTGGAGCCGGTGCCCCATTGGCGCAGCGCCTGCTCGGCAGCGGCAATGCAGCGCGGATCGAAATTAAGCCCGAGATAGCTGTTCGTGCCGAACAGCGTCGTGTGCCGGCCGTCGATGACGGCATGGACCGGCCCCTCGAACCGCTCGATCTGGACCCGCAGCGGATGGTCGGCATTGCCGACCGACCGGTCGAGCATGTCGCCGATCATGCCGACCCGGCGCAGGATTCCCTGGAGTTGCTGGGTACCGGCCGCGTGTTCGGACCGCGAGGTGGGCTGCACTGGGCTATCCGACATGGGCGCTGAGGCTACCTTCAACCGGCTGGATGACCGCTGACTTTATGTCACGACAGTGACGCTATAGTCACCCAGGCCGAAGCCGGCAAGCGCCGGCTCGGCTCAACCGCCAAGCCGGTAGTAGCGGGCAAGGCCCCACTGGAACAGGCGCATGGGGATGAAGGCCCGCGCGGCGACCAGGATCCGCTGGGCGATCGGCCCGACGACATAACGCGGCCCGGTCGCCCGGCCCTCGACGATGGCGACGATGCGGCCGGCCACGCCGTCGGCCGGCGCCCCCGCCCGTTCCTCGGCCTCGAACGTGGCGAGCGCCCGCCCGAACGGCCCGGCATAGGCCGAATCCGGGCCGTCGGCCGCGCGCGCCTTCCGCCGGTTGTCGACGACGCTGGTCGCGGTGTCGCCCGGCGCGACCAGCGTGACCTGGATGCCGAAGGACTGCAGCTCCAGCGCCAGGCTCTCGCTGAGGCCCTCGAGTGCATATTTGCTGGCGCTGTAGAGGCCCTGGAACGGCAGCCCGACCCGGCCGGCCAACGAGCCGACATTGACGATGACGCCCGCTTTCTCCGCACGCATCGCCGGCAGTGCCGCCTGCGTCAGGCGCAAGGCGCCGAAGAGATTGGTCTCAAGCACCGCCCTCGCCTCGTCGAGCGCGGTGTCCTCCACCGCGCCCGCCAGCACCAGGCCGGCATTGTTGACGAGAGCGTCGATGCGCCCCTGCTCGGCCAGCACGGTCGCCACCGCCGCAGCACACGAGACGTCCTCGGCGACGTCGAGGCGCAGCATGCGCCAGGGCGCCTGATGGCGCCCGGGATCGCGGCTGGTGCCATAGACGATATGGCCTTTGGCATGCAGCAGCGCGGCCGTGGCGCGGCCGATGCCGGAAGACGCCCCGCTGACCAGAACGACCTTGGCTCGCTTCATGCCGCCTCCCAATCCCCGGCCCCACCCCTCTTGTCGAGGGTTGCGGCCGATTGGGCAAGAGCATGGGCGATCCGCCGTTCGGCCGCGGCTCACATGTCCGTGCGCTCCTCGGCGACTTCGCGCCGCTCGGCCATGTTGAAGCGGCCGGCATAGATCGGCCGGCCGCCGGTCGTCGGTCCGGGATATTGCACGATCAGGATGTCGCCGCCGGTCGCCGTCTCGAACTTGCCTTCGAAATGCGGATCCGGATGGAAGATCATCGTTCCCGGCTTGCAGAGCGTGTCGTCGATGC
This portion of the bacterium YEK0313 genome encodes:
- a CDS encoding hypothetical protein (Chemotaxis protein CheY homolog), with translation MRQLTRLMIIDDEVDDVDFMIRFFEEALDGCSFETFASAEQALARLRFDDARGDNPPLSDDPDIIILDLELGAMNGFDFLKVLRRDETLRQIPVVVISGSDSRQAVDKAYEAGANAMFRKPGSLDDYRAMISSIVDYWSKTARHAA
- the cph1 gene encoding Phytochrome-like protein cph1 — encoded protein: MGERMQGAVRARSLTRYLAAFAAALALPPLILAAYLTYRYAGAEWRRLEAAANERNEDLIGDLDRLLTARIAVLQALATSPAIDGGDFLRFDQQARRFVEQGLTMRLRDRSGRVIIDTGLALGAPLPQDLPTLWHQRVLDTRRPYVSDLFTRASDGRSVVSVSVPALRDGEVAYVLSSTFTPAALAQFLVERGVAPPYAVSIVDRTGRIVSRSRGHAEWVGRLLPGYASATESKGTWSGINPDGIAVSAYYSRSELAGWMVTTGLDRRELEAPMGALLWRLFLIASGLLTLSVGTAALLAHRVSLAGAALADTAAAVGAGRLVAAPRTPITEINRIGEAFARASVQLHEQAGALERANQDLELRVVERTAELAASEERYRLLAENSTDVILLYRWSEPIAFASPSCFRLTGFTARELQAMTPAETVHPEDRGAVEAVSRALGPDRPSASRILRQRHKDGHWVWVQVTYSFMAKVGPDRPNVMAVVRDDTERQSHELKLRHSNEALQQFSAIVSHDLQAPLRHVNMFADMLQARIGAGDGEAASYARRIMASAERMQRQIRALLVYSQVAYATVRAEPVPLARVIAEAMTLIDAEVQDTGARITLSGIDAEDPPVIAGDPELLVTLFQNLLANALKYRSGDPPVVEVSAERAGAFWRIQIADNGIGIDPQYAERIFEIFRRLHRDESRYAGMGLGLALCRRIVESHDGEIGLDTGYSHGARFTLTLPRR
- the fabG_1 gene encoding 3-oxoacyl-[acyl-carrier-protein] reductase FabG, with the protein product MKRAKVVLVSGASSGIGRATAALLHAKGHIVYGTSRDPGRHQAPWRMLRLDVAEDVSCAAAVATVLAEQGRIDALVNNAGLVLAGAVEDTALDEARAVLETNLFGALRLTQAALPAMRAEKAGVIVNVGSLAGRVGLPFQGLYSASKYALEGLSESLALELQSFGIQVTLVAPGDTATSVVDNRRKARAADGPDSAYAGPFGRALATFEAEERAGAPADGVAGRIVAIVEGRATGPRYVVGPIAQRILVAARAFIPMRLFQWGLARYYRLGG
- the malK_1 gene encoding Maltose/maltodextrin import ATP-binding protein MalK, with product MIAFDCRLDRTDFHFAAAFEAGGGVTALFGPSGSGKSTAIRLIAGLERPSSGRIAVDGHVPVDTAAGIFVPPHARRIGLVFQDALLFPHLSVRSNLTYGRWFTPKAARRIAFDPVVEVLGIGHLLDRRPGTLSGGERQRVAIGRALLTSPRLLLMDEPLASLDSARKLEILPFIERLRDEFAMPIVYVSHAVEEVARLAAKVVKLDRGRVAADGPPHVVLAPASLAEATARFDAVSFVTGTVIRQIRDFGVTVLGHPAGEITVPGLIDPAAGPVRVAVRATNVTLAVGRPGQMSVRTMLAGRIVAIDVDDGPFALATIALTGGERLAAFATRLAMEALGLDVGDEVTALVKVVGIDERSLPGLKVTSGSAG
- the rcp1 gene encoding Response regulator rcp1; this translates as MNSSPRRLLVVDDDADEVLFVENAFKGASTPIEIRHADNGEAALAAIRSFNPGLILLDLNMPGMDGRDVLRAIKGNDETCGYATVIFSSSEQRADIDACYRDNANAYVVKPRSSEGYRVLAENITRFWFETARL
- the bioF_1 gene encoding 8-amino-7-oxononanoate synthase produces the protein MSDSPVQPTSRSEHAAGTQQLQGILRRVGMIGDMLDRSVGNADHPLRVQIERFEGPVHAVIDGRHTTLFGTNSYLGLNFDPRCIAAAEQALRQWGTGSTASRVASGNQDGHVQLERVIARFYDRPDAIVFSTGFMANMGTICGLASDGDLILYDSHCHASIIDACRASGATFKPFKHNDPADLDRLLKEATVPASRILVVLEGLYSVWGDVGEVRKLGTVAKEHGALVFVDEAHGLGIYGENGRGVTEAQDAEHLVDAIVGTFSKSVGVIGGYCVTNHPALKALRFLARAYLYTASLPPAVVASASTAIGIIGSEPDLRASMWRKARRFCEGVEALGYSLSAAPGPVGSIRMRGLVQGLDFWRDLLARGIYVNLLIPPATPGGEVLLRFSVSAAHDDADIDRFLDVLRDMAPRAISA
- the rob gene encoding Right origin-binding protein, with the protein product MTPVEKALWFIEGHFADRIELDDIAAASGVSRFYLTRAFVAATGQSAVRYLRGRRLSEAARALAAGAPDILAVALDAGYGSHEAFTRAFRDLFGTTPEQLRAQGHLDNVTLVEPIIMNQTLLPDLEEPRRVDGPPMVIAGLGMRYSCESSKAVPGQWQRFAPHIGNIPGQRGAVAYGVCHDADEDGNFNYLTGVEVDDATRVPSDLATVQLKPQRYAVFAHREHVSTIRRTVHTIWSRWLPQSGHEVADAPNFERYGPAFDARTGLGGLEIWLPLKT
- the modA_1 gene encoding Molybdate-binding periplasmic protein precursor gives rise to the protein MPRLFVRRVMLGLAAALAFAAIRPTAAQEARPVLVFAAASLQTALNAIAAEWQKETGKRVTFSYAASSALARQMEQGAPADMFASADLEWMNWVAERNLIRPATRETLLANRLVLIAPAELATSLKIAPGFALAEAVGESRLATGDPRAVPVGRYAQAALTHLGVWDQVRPRIAGADNVRAALALVARGEARYGIVYTTDARTEPRVKVVDTFPADSHPPVLYPFALTAGSTHSDAAAFLAYLRSPTAVRIFEAEGFSLVAR